A genomic window from Thermodesulfovibrionia bacterium includes:
- a CDS encoding NgoFVII family restriction endonuclease → MIFFPNQPKQQQIEYKKLLKIAGCLSNLFSDSAVPYLYYRIAEKIFCKSFLAEDLSRSDVSTDAKKNNLGIGLKTFLVGNSRTFQKVAEFNSDRFLYEKLNAEKLVFKIAELRNARINFTEKAHGLENSIYHCVLRDKGKFLIFEEPMHKIEIGNIKNIKMNKGSISFQDGKNDYSFLVSKSTLTKRFITESVLHKFDIEILKDPLAELEQLLNIKDIGFEGEVKIKQTIFLPLYGRKQTVFEKSGLNQWNAGGRPRDPNEVYIPIPAEIHRNFPKFFPGRDTPFFLKFPDGENVESKICQAGGKALMTKSNRKLGKLILRDGLKLREGELATYDKLQLFGIDSVRIDKISNNQFEINFSATGTYDNFKENFNL, encoded by the coding sequence ATGATTTTCTTCCCTAATCAGCCAAAACAACAGCAAATAGAATATAAAAAACTTCTTAAAATAGCAGGTTGTCTTTCTAATTTATTTTCAGATTCTGCTGTTCCATATCTGTATTACCGAATTGCGGAGAAAATATTTTGTAAATCTTTTCTCGCGGAAGATTTATCAAGGAGCGATGTTTCGACTGACGCAAAAAAAAATAACCTTGGGATTGGTTTAAAGACATTTTTAGTCGGCAATTCAAGAACTTTCCAAAAAGTGGCTGAATTTAACAGCGATAGATTTTTGTATGAAAAATTAAACGCTGAAAAACTTGTTTTTAAAATTGCTGAATTAAGAAATGCAAGAATAAATTTTACAGAAAAAGCTCACGGACTGGAAAATTCCATTTACCATTGCGTATTAAGAGATAAAGGTAAATTTTTAATTTTTGAGGAACCGATGCATAAAATTGAAATCGGCAACATCAAAAATATTAAAATGAATAAAGGATCAATATCTTTTCAAGACGGTAAAAATGATTATTCGTTTTTAGTTTCAAAAAGCACACTGACAAAAAGATTTATAACTGAATCAGTTTTGCATAAATTTGACATTGAAATTTTAAAGGATCCGCTTGCTGAACTCGAACAATTACTGAATATCAAAGATATTGGATTTGAGGGAGAAGTTAAAATAAAACAAACTATATTTTTACCGCTTTATGGCAGAAAGCAGACAGTTTTTGAAAAAAGCGGACTTAATCAGTGGAATGCTGGGGGAAGACCGAGAGATCCTAATGAGGTTTATATCCCAATTCCAGCAGAAATTCATCGTAACTTCCCTAAGTTCTTTCCAGGTCGAGATACGCCATTTTTCTTAAAATTTCCAGATGGCGAAAATGTAGAATCAAAAATATGCCAGGCAGGCGGAAAGGCTTTGATGACTAAATCTAATAGGAAATTAGGAAAATTGATTTTGAGAGATGGGTTAAAACTAAGAGAGGGAGAATTAGCCACTTATGATAAATTGCAATTATTTGGAATTGATTCGGTGAGAATAGATAAAATTTCCAACAATCAATTTGAAATTAATTTTTCCGCAACTGGAACCTATGATAATTTTAAAGAAAACTTTAACTTGTAG
- the glnA gene encoding type I glutamate--ammonia ligase: MTPQEVIKMAQKNNAVMANFKFLDFPGIWQHFAVPVAELKEEIFEEGLGFDGSSIRGWQSIHTSDMLVLPDPTTAFMDPFMKYPTISLICNIVDPITKEFYTRDPRYIAQKAEAYLKSTGIGDTAYFGPEAEFFIFDGIRFDQNAHSGYYFIDSAEGIWNSGREENPNLGYKPRHKEGYFPVPPTDSQVDIRTEMVVEMQKCGIYVEREHHEVATAGQAEIDMRFDSMVKMADKNMIFKYIVKNVATRHGKTATFMPKPLFGDNGSGMHVHQSIWKDGKPLFAGNGYAGLSEMALHYVGGVLKHAKSLAALTNPTTNSYKRLTPGFEAPVNLAYSARNRSASIRIPTYSANPKAKRVEVRFPDPSCNSYLAFAAMLMAGLDGIENKINPGEAMDKDLYDLPAEELKNIPQMPGCLDDALDALEKDHKYLMKGNVFTEDAITKWIDYKRTNEVDALRLRPHPYEFFMYYDI, translated from the coding sequence ATGACACCACAAGAAGTGATCAAAATGGCTCAGAAGAACAATGCGGTAATGGCTAACTTCAAGTTCCTTGATTTCCCGGGGATCTGGCAGCATTTTGCTGTACCGGTTGCCGAACTGAAAGAGGAGATATTTGAAGAGGGCCTTGGTTTTGACGGCTCGTCCATAAGGGGATGGCAGTCGATCCACACATCAGACATGCTTGTATTGCCCGATCCGACAACAGCATTCATGGACCCGTTCATGAAGTACCCGACGATCAGCCTTATCTGCAATATCGTAGATCCGATAACAAAGGAGTTCTACACAAGAGACCCGAGATATATAGCTCAGAAGGCAGAGGCGTATCTGAAATCAACAGGCATCGGCGACACCGCGTATTTCGGGCCTGAGGCAGAGTTCTTCATCTTTGACGGCATACGTTTCGACCAGAACGCGCACAGCGGCTACTACTTTATCGACTCTGCAGAAGGCATATGGAATTCAGGCAGGGAGGAGAATCCGAACCTCGGCTACAAGCCCCGTCATAAAGAAGGATATTTCCCTGTGCCGCCGACAGACAGTCAGGTTGACATCAGGACCGAGATGGTAGTTGAGATGCAGAAATGCGGCATCTATGTAGAGAGAGAGCATCATGAGGTTGCAACCGCGGGACAGGCTGAGATAGATATGCGGTTTGATTCCATGGTGAAGATGGCAGACAAGAACATGATCTTTAAATATATTGTTAAGAATGTCGCAACCAGGCACGGCAAGACCGCAACATTCATGCCAAAGCCTCTCTTTGGCGATAACGGCTCTGGAATGCATGTGCATCAGAGCATATGGAAAGACGGGAAGCCTCTCTTCGCAGGCAACGGATATGCGGGACTTAGTGAGATGGCATTACACTATGTCGGCGGAGTATTAAAGCACGCAAAGTCGCTTGCAGCTCTGACAAACCCGACCACCAATTCCTACAAGAGGCTCACACCCGGATTCGAGGCTCCGGTCAACCTTGCATATTCAGCAAGAAACCGCTCGGCATCAATAAGAATACCGACCTATTCAGCAAACCCGAAGGCAAAGAGGGTTGAGGTAAGGTTCCCTGACCCGTCATGCAACTCCTACCTCGCGTTTGCCGCGATGCTCATGGCAGGCCTTGACGGAATTGAGAACAAGATCAATCCGGGAGAGGCTATGGATAAGGATCTCTACGACCTTCCGGCAGAAGAACTCAAGAATATCCCGCAGATGCCGGGCTGTCTTGACGACGCGCTTGACGCGCTTGAGAAGGACCATAAGTACCTCATGAAAGGAAACGTCTTCACAGAAGATGCCATTACAAAGTGGATAGACTACAAGAGGACAAATGAGGTAGACGCGCTCAGGCTCAGGCCGCACCCGTACGAGTTCTTTATGTATTACGATATTTAA
- a CDS encoding gamma-glutamyl-gamma-aminobutyrate hydrolase family protein (Members of this family of hydrolases with an active site Cys residue belong to MEROPS family C26.) has product MSVLIIKNITSEGPGTIEDFLKEKGMAYSIIDLSDCKTEIPDMRNYSHLVIMGGPMAVYEMDDHSFLSYEAAMIRAFIKTGRPVLGICLGAQMIAYALGAKVYPGAAKEIGWHEVGITEEGMKDSAVSALSVNGEPLAEVFQWHGDTFDLPKKAVRTAFSDKYENQSFRYGDNIHALQFHIEVTPEIIREWFKDEKGEDIDKMLRQSESIYPEYHKRALKFYEKFFA; this is encoded by the coding sequence ATGTCAGTTCTTATCATAAAAAACATAACGTCTGAGGGCCCCGGAACGATAGAGGACTTTCTTAAGGAAAAAGGCATGGCATACAGCATTATTGACCTTTCTGACTGCAAGACCGAGATCCCTGACATGAGGAATTATTCTCATCTTGTAATTATGGGCGGGCCAATGGCTGTCTATGAGATGGATGATCATTCATTTCTCAGCTATGAAGCAGCTATGATAAGGGCATTTATAAAGACCGGAAGGCCTGTGCTGGGCATCTGCCTCGGCGCGCAGATGATAGCTTACGCCCTTGGCGCAAAGGTATATCCCGGTGCGGCAAAAGAGATCGGCTGGCATGAGGTTGGTATAACAGAAGAAGGTATGAAAGACTCTGCTGTTTCCGCCTTGTCTGTAAACGGCGAACCTCTTGCAGAGGTCTTTCAGTGGCATGGCGATACCTTTGACCTGCCGAAAAAAGCGGTGAGGACAGCCTTTTCAGACAAGTATGAAAATCAGTCGTTCAGATACGGAGATAATATTCATGCCCTTCAGTTCCATATAGAGGTCACTCCTGAGATAATCAGGGAATGGTTTAAGGATGAAAAGGGAGAAGATATCGACAAGATGCTCAGGCAGTCAGAGAGCATATACCCTGAATATCACAAGAGGGCTCTGAAATTTTACGAGAAGTTCTTTGCTTAA
- a CDS encoding very short patch repair endonuclease gives MFSKKKRSEIMSKIRSKDTKIEILFRKALWKKGFRYRKNSSKYFGKPDLVLPKYKTVIFIDSCFWHNCPKHGYLPKSNLKYWNQKINRNKERDKEVNKHYKKSGWGIYRIWEHEFKKKDAETIVDKLILKSRLRKE, from the coding sequence ATGTTTTCGAAGAAAAAAAGAAGCGAAATCATGTCTAAAATTAGAAGCAAGGACACAAAAATTGAAATTCTATTTAGAAAAGCCCTTTGGAAAAAAGGTTTTAGATACAGAAAAAACAGCAGTAAATATTTTGGTAAGCCCGACCTCGTTTTGCCGAAGTATAAAACCGTTATTTTTATAGATTCTTGTTTTTGGCATAATTGTCCAAAACATGGCTACTTGCCAAAAAGCAATTTGAAGTATTGGAATCAAAAAATCAATAGAAATAAAGAACGAGACAAAGAAGTAAATAAACATTACAAAAAATCAGGTTGGGGAATTTATAGAATTTGGGAGCATGAATTTAAGAAAAAAGATGCAGAAACTATAGTTGATAAACTTATTTTAAAAAGCAGATTGAGAAAAGAATAA